In uncultured Cohaesibacter sp., a genomic segment contains:
- a CDS encoding PLP-dependent aminotransferase family protein, translating to MQKIDSETLAGHLKDRSATGIARDTATLVRNGVLPVGARLPSLRNLAYELKISPSTLSQAWKELRRLRVLTGRGRNGTYVTGSSFAPRPSRVSSQGHFERIALNLSVAVPDMKLLPPLGEALDYGTHAEGLNSYVRVRILPELEQVLRPLWPNHAASMLATNGGYNALYTALHALVPPGSVVAVEAPVPMRILDILEDLRVSILLVENDAHGPTPQSLHAILKENPSVFILQPRISAVTGLFLHPDRMVELGDILSKSDALIIEDDGLGDISLAPPQSLGDRFPDRTIHIRSFSKAYGPDLRMAVLSGSEYLVEQIQSYRAFSAAWTSRILQAAVSWLLQDEETQRLVATATEIYRDRRNLLARHLRDCGVDVPDGAGLCLLAPVQSETFALITLAAHDIAALPGSRFSMHETGHIRLGTGRLEPQEIKRLAHVFKLSASQPFILSPDP from the coding sequence ATGCAAAAAATCGATTCCGAAACATTGGCCGGTCATCTTAAGGACCGGAGTGCCACGGGAATAGCCCGGGATACGGCCACTTTGGTGCGCAACGGGGTGTTGCCTGTCGGTGCAAGGCTGCCGTCCTTGCGCAATCTGGCCTATGAGCTGAAGATCAGCCCCAGCACGCTGTCGCAGGCCTGGAAGGAATTGCGACGGCTGCGGGTCCTGACCGGGCGCGGGCGCAATGGCACCTATGTGACCGGATCGAGCTTTGCCCCGCGACCGTCCCGCGTTTCGTCGCAGGGACATTTTGAACGCATTGCGCTCAATCTCTCCGTTGCCGTACCTGACATGAAGCTGCTGCCGCCGCTCGGAGAGGCGCTCGACTATGGCACCCATGCCGAGGGGCTCAACAGCTATGTTCGCGTCCGGATCCTGCCGGAGCTGGAGCAGGTGTTGCGCCCGCTGTGGCCGAACCATGCAGCCTCCATGCTGGCAACCAATGGCGGCTACAATGCGCTCTACACGGCCCTGCACGCGTTGGTGCCGCCCGGGTCCGTTGTTGCGGTCGAGGCACCGGTGCCGATGCGGATTCTTGATATTCTTGAGGATTTGCGGGTTTCGATCCTGCTGGTCGAAAATGATGCCCATGGTCCGACACCCCAGTCGCTGCACGCCATTCTCAAGGAAAATCCATCGGTCTTCATCCTGCAACCGCGCATCAGTGCGGTTACCGGCCTGTTCCTGCACCCCGACCGCATGGTGGAACTGGGTGATATCCTGTCAAAGAGCGACGCGCTGATCATCGAGGATGATGGGCTGGGCGATATCTCGCTGGCACCGCCCCAGTCGCTGGGAGACAGGTTCCCTGACCGGACCATTCACATCCGGTCTTTCTCCAAGGCCTATGGCCCGGACCTGCGCATGGCGGTGTTGTCCGGGTCGGAATATCTGGTTGAACAGATCCAGTCCTATCGGGCCTTCAGTGCCGCCTGGACGAGCCGGATCCTGCAAGCGGCCGTTTCGTGGCTGCTGCAGGATGAAGAGACCCAGCGGCTCGTTGCAACGGCGACCGAGATCTATCGCGACAGGCGCAATCTCCTGGCGCGGCATTTGCGGGACTGTGGGGTTGATGTCCCGGATGGGGCGGGGCTGTGCCTTCTGGCTCCGGTGCAATCGGAAACCTTTGCCCTGATCACGCTGGCCGCGCATGATATCGCCGCTCTGCCGGGCTCGCGCTTCTCGATGCATGAAACCGGGCATATCCGGCTCGGGACGGGGCGCCTTGAGCCGCAAGAGATCAAACGGCTGGCGCATGTGTTCAAGCTGTCGGCCAGCCAACCCTTCATTCTGAGCCCTGACCCCTGA
- a CDS encoding zinc-binding dehydrogenase, with protein MTNHSEHKQVNTPNWTWNMYGPGLDNIGKDGHPEPINVPTPNDDQLLVRVDGVGLCFSDVKLIKQGGNHPKLYNRDLKKEPGRLGHEAVLTILEVGDKLQDQFSAGERYAVQPDIYQNGMSTAYGYTIPGGLIQYHLIGKEMMETDHGVCLLKVPETMGIAEAALLEPWGCVWASYTQRRRLDPKEGGTLWLIGQPSLERIYQFSKGLDAAGTIILTDAPAEIKALAEKTGKTVVERNGLTVADYDALAKEFTDGKGFDDIVLLEPKSAEQVTEVARLIARRGTLNMVGTSKLDGPVNTDVGRLHYDYVAFIGNNGTDISASYGEARNRCDLHKGGTAVFVGAGGPMGQMHVQRAIEMIDGPARVIVTDINDERLEEVTSRLKPLTEANGRQLLSFNPMTSDIALTDYVMQLTDGAGADDIVVCVPNGQIMEESAKMSAPDGMLVFFAGVPTGTLAKIDLSSVYLNNMQLTGTSGLTIHDQTMVMENTLAGNLAPAVCIAAIGGMNVARDGIEAMMDSKYPGKIVIFPQIMDLPLMGLDELQEKLPDVAKHLGSGNVWTKEAEKALLKHFGAA; from the coding sequence ATGACAAACCACAGTGAGCACAAACAAGTAAACACTCCGAACTGGACCTGGAACATGTATGGCCCTGGCCTCGACAACATCGGCAAGGATGGCCACCCGGAGCCAATCAACGTTCCCACCCCGAATGACGATCAGCTGCTGGTACGCGTCGATGGGGTCGGCCTATGTTTTTCGGATGTGAAACTGATCAAGCAGGGCGGCAACCACCCCAAGCTCTATAACCGCGACCTGAAGAAGGAACCGGGCCGTCTGGGGCATGAAGCCGTGTTGACCATTCTGGAAGTGGGTGACAAGCTTCAGGACCAGTTCTCGGCGGGCGAACGCTATGCCGTACAGCCTGACATCTATCAGAATGGCATGAGCACCGCCTATGGCTATACCATTCCTGGCGGTCTCATCCAGTATCACCTGATCGGCAAGGAAATGATGGAAACCGACCACGGGGTCTGCTTGCTCAAGGTGCCGGAAACCATGGGCATCGCCGAAGCGGCCCTGCTGGAACCATGGGGCTGCGTCTGGGCCTCCTACACCCAGCGCCGTCGGCTTGATCCCAAGGAAGGCGGCACTCTCTGGCTCATCGGTCAGCCCTCGCTTGAGAGAATCTACCAGTTCTCCAAGGGTCTTGACGCCGCGGGCACCATCATCCTGACCGACGCCCCTGCCGAGATCAAGGCGCTGGCCGAGAAGACCGGCAAGACCGTTGTCGAGCGCAACGGCCTCACCGTGGCCGACTATGATGCCCTTGCCAAGGAGTTCACCGATGGCAAGGGCTTCGACGACATCGTATTGCTGGAGCCGAAATCGGCCGAGCAGGTCACCGAAGTCGCCCGCCTGATCGCCCGTCGCGGCACCCTCAACATGGTCGGCACCAGCAAGCTGGACGGTCCGGTCAACACCGACGTCGGTCGTCTGCACTATGACTATGTCGCTTTCATCGGCAACAACGGCACCGACATCAGCGCCTCCTATGGTGAAGCCCGCAACCGCTGCGACCTGCACAAGGGTGGCACCGCCGTGTTCGTCGGCGCCGGTGGCCCGATGGGTCAGATGCATGTCCAGCGTGCCATTGAAATGATCGATGGCCCTGCCCGCGTGATCGTCACCGACATCAACGACGAACGCCTCGAAGAGGTCACCTCCCGCCTCAAGCCTCTCACCGAAGCCAATGGTCGCCAGTTGCTCTCCTTCAACCCGATGACCTCGGACATCGCCCTCACGGACTATGTCATGCAACTGACCGACGGTGCAGGCGCGGACGACATCGTGGTCTGCGTGCCAAACGGTCAGATCATGGAAGAGTCGGCCAAGATGAGCGCACCGGACGGCATGCTGGTGTTCTTCGCCGGTGTCCCCACTGGCACCCTGGCCAAGATCGACCTCAGCTCTGTCTATCTCAACAACATGCAGCTTACCGGCACCTCCGGCCTGACGATCCACGACCAGACCATGGTCATGGAAAACACCCTTGCCGGCAATCTGGCTCCGGCTGTCTGCATTGCTGCGATCGGCGGCATGAATGTTGCCCGTGACGGCATTGAGGCCATGATGGACAGTAAGTATCCGGGCAAGATCGTGATCTTCCCGCAGATCATGGACCTGCCTCTGATGGGTCTTGATGAACTGCAGGAAAAACTGCCTGACGTCGCCAAGCATCTCGGCTCCGGCAATGTCTGGACCAAGGAGGCTGAAAAGGCTCTGCTGAAGCACTTCGGGGCTGCGTGA
- a CDS encoding ABC transporter substrate-binding protein — MTLEIRLAVRDWDYMSPLALGEVSSPRLDLKLFRVGTLPDSLSDDTPYNAFETSFSRHLSAVEAGNHKNTAIPNFLMRGFRHQCILTHKDSQLTSIEDLRGKRIGVTGWRDSGNVWTRMILRSKGINTEDAYWYAGRLTDAHPIQDRLDGFGMPGRIEAMPDEEPMMDSLARGWLDVVFTPFMPKGFFEPSSQFRQLLPNLSASQADYFQTVGYVPGIHVLTMDSALLEEHPWAAQELSNLLDQSRDVWMQKRIRYADTTPFFMSDLIETASLLPSTWGDSGVEANRKMINDFIDEMHDQAILGRRLSIDEVFPEKK, encoded by the coding sequence ATGACACTAGAAATTCGGCTCGCCGTAAGAGACTGGGACTACATGTCCCCGCTGGCCTTGGGAGAGGTTTCGTCTCCCCGGCTGGATCTCAAACTGTTCCGCGTGGGCACATTGCCCGACAGTCTGAGCGACGACACGCCCTATAATGCGTTCGAAACCTCCTTCAGCCGCCATCTGTCAGCGGTCGAGGCAGGCAATCACAAGAACACGGCCATCCCGAACTTCCTGATGCGCGGCTTCCGTCATCAATGCATCCTGACGCACAAGGACAGCCAGCTGACCAGCATCGAGGATCTGCGCGGCAAGCGGATCGGTGTAACGGGATGGAGAGACTCCGGCAATGTCTGGACCCGCATGATCCTGCGCTCCAAGGGTATCAACACCGAGGACGCCTATTGGTACGCCGGACGTCTCACCGATGCCCACCCCATTCAGGACCGTCTCGACGGCTTTGGAATGCCCGGCCGCATCGAAGCCATGCCGGATGAAGAGCCAATGATGGACTCGCTGGCCAGGGGATGGCTCGATGTTGTTTTCACGCCATTCATGCCCAAGGGCTTCTTTGAGCCATCGTCCCAATTCCGCCAGCTGCTGCCGAACCTTTCCGCCAGTCAGGCAGATTATTTCCAGACCGTCGGTTATGTACCGGGCATTCATGTCCTGACCATGGACTCAGCCCTTCTGGAAGAACATCCATGGGCAGCTCAGGAACTGAGCAACCTGCTGGATCAGTCCCGTGATGTCTGGATGCAGAAGCGCATCCGTTATGCCGACACCACACCATTCTTCATGTCCGATCTGATCGAGACCGCTTCTCTGCTGCCCTCAACCTGGGGCGACAGCGGCGTCGAGGCAAACCGGAAAATGATCAACGACTTCATCGATGAGATGCATGATCAGGCCATCCTTGGCCGGCGTCTCAGCATTGATGAAGTATTCCCAGAAAAAAAATAG
- a CDS encoding ABC transporter substrate-binding protein produces the protein MKKTSLLSVALLAGMLSVSAQAAMAAQTMNKDLHAKLPASIQESGKMVAVNNGSFPPYEFVEGTKLTGATADLSHAVGEILGVEISHASVAGLSAVLSGIAADRYQFAMGPIGDFPKRRTSNDFVDWVNEFVVFAVQKGNPQNIDDLSTVCGKRIAVMSGGSAERVIIAQSKKCEDEGKAAIDIKSFTDQPTSIMAVRADRADAFFSSQAPLTYFVQTSDGQLELAGIGKANGFPRLFQGAVVPKDSPLGPVIEEAIKILKDNGTYEEIMKKWGLENNMIDEIGMNLGEAL, from the coding sequence ATGAAAAAAACGTCCCTTCTTAGCGTGGCCCTTCTTGCTGGCATGCTGTCTGTTTCTGCGCAGGCAGCAATGGCAGCCCAGACAATGAACAAGGACCTGCATGCAAAACTGCCCGCTTCCATTCAGGAATCCGGCAAGATGGTTGCAGTCAACAACGGCTCCTTCCCTCCGTATGAATTCGTGGAAGGCACCAAGCTGACCGGTGCCACGGCAGACCTGTCGCACGCTGTTGGTGAAATTCTTGGCGTTGAAATCTCCCATGCATCGGTCGCCGGCCTCTCCGCAGTCCTCAGCGGTATCGCAGCAGACCGTTACCAGTTCGCCATGGGCCCAATCGGTGACTTCCCGAAACGCCGCACCTCCAACGACTTTGTCGACTGGGTGAACGAATTCGTGGTCTTCGCCGTGCAGAAAGGCAACCCGCAGAATATTGACGACCTGTCCACCGTATGTGGCAAGCGCATTGCCGTGATGTCCGGTGGCTCCGCAGAACGCGTCATCATCGCCCAGTCCAAGAAATGCGAAGACGAAGGCAAAGCCGCGATCGACATCAAGTCCTTCACCGACCAGCCGACCTCCATCATGGCCGTTCGTGCCGACCGTGCTGACGCCTTCTTCTCTTCCCAGGCTCCTCTGACCTACTTCGTGCAGACCTCCGACGGTCAGCTCGAGCTGGCTGGCATCGGCAAGGCCAACGGCTTCCCACGCCTGTTCCAGGGAGCTGTCGTACCGAAGGATTCCCCGCTTGGTCCGGTTATCGAAGAAGCCATCAAGATCCTCAAGGACAACGGCACCTATGAAGAGATCATGAAAAAATGGGGCCTCGAAAACAACATGATCGATGAAATCGGCATGAATCTCGGCGAGGCTCTGTAA
- the ptsP gene encoding phosphoenolpyruvate--protein phosphotransferase, translating into MFSRLTKRFGLPAKAEAETKPAPEPKTVSATGQASAEQTASSFKIEADAILINQKVASRKDALALIAAKMLEKGYVSSAYMEALEARERAVSTYLTNGIAIPHGVNEAKSLVAKTGVVIVQIPEGVVWNDKGDRVFLAVGIAAAGNEHNEVLQKLTGVVMDEALAAHLGTKADAGAIAEALGHSLPTKSTEALVTEFDASTGCVVVDAAGLHARPATILVQMAEEFAGTDIWLTKGDLQAKMDSMTRLLSLGIVHGDSIAVSATGPRAQEAVSRIAAAIAKGLDPVEGSGTTNNDYPPLDELLELTNPQGRALLKGIPASPGIALAEAFILDSATEFHIGKEGAGATTHERGLLDAALQQAHEQLLAVKEDVAARSPAEAVIFLAQAELLRDTNILTEAQKHLDDGDSAAWAWQQTIDREASIMEDSAAERIRARAADLRDIGRRVIAILQGGQTELTWPDRPFVLISKELTPSQTAELSKKPVRAICTELGGATSHMAILARALGLPALVGVGSELLTTVKAGEAVAVAPQSALLILSPDTETIRQVEDCIHQWHRVQEREFASKDEPAITRDGAEIEVVCNISSAADADKVSQHGGSGVGLLRTEFLFETAKAEPDVETQAAELEKIARSIGTQTLIVRTSDIGGDKPVSWLKQPKEDNPFLGVRGIRLSLRHTDIFKRQLEAIYRVAKAQVEELGSTGIHIMFPMISALHEFQQAKALAQEVRQAVGAPQLPLGMMIEVPSAALLAEHFAREADFFSIGTNDLTQYTLAMDRMNPDLLMPQDNYSPALLHMIAMTTKAANAAGKWVGVCGNLVAEPDFAKILIGLGVKELSVSPVNVPALKELVRSVDRSQLESLVQKALQAGTPEEVKTIIRDTDQ; encoded by the coding sequence ATGTTTTCTAGACTAACAAAACGTTTCGGCCTTCCAGCGAAGGCCGAAGCGGAGACCAAGCCAGCTCCGGAGCCGAAAACAGTGTCGGCAACGGGGCAGGCCTCTGCAGAGCAAACTGCCAGTTCCTTCAAAATCGAGGCTGACGCCATCCTGATCAATCAGAAGGTTGCAAGCCGCAAGGACGCACTGGCACTCATCGCCGCCAAGATGCTGGAGAAGGGCTATGTCTCTTCCGCCTATATGGAGGCGCTGGAAGCTCGCGAGCGGGCCGTCAGCACCTATTTGACGAATGGCATCGCCATTCCACATGGGGTCAATGAAGCCAAATCTCTGGTCGCCAAGACCGGGGTGGTCATTGTCCAGATCCCTGAGGGGGTTGTCTGGAATGACAAGGGCGACAGGGTGTTTCTGGCGGTCGGCATCGCAGCGGCGGGAAATGAACATAACGAAGTCCTGCAAAAGCTGACCGGCGTCGTCATGGACGAAGCGCTGGCCGCCCATCTGGGAACCAAAGCTGACGCAGGCGCCATCGCCGAGGCATTGGGGCATTCCCTGCCGACCAAGTCGACCGAGGCCCTTGTAACCGAATTTGACGCCAGCACCGGCTGTGTGGTCGTTGATGCCGCAGGTCTGCATGCGCGCCCGGCAACGATCCTGGTGCAAATGGCAGAAGAATTTGCCGGCACCGACATCTGGCTGACGAAAGGCGACTTGCAGGCCAAGATGGACTCGATGACCCGCCTGCTCTCCCTCGGGATTGTCCATGGCGACAGCATCGCGGTTTCGGCAACGGGCCCGAGGGCACAAGAGGCCGTCTCCCGGATTGCGGCCGCTATTGCCAAGGGTCTCGACCCTGTCGAAGGCTCAGGCACGACAAACAATGACTATCCGCCGCTTGACGAGCTGCTCGAACTCACCAACCCGCAAGGCCGTGCCCTGCTCAAAGGCATCCCGGCCTCTCCGGGTATCGCGCTGGCAGAAGCCTTCATTCTCGACAGTGCCACCGAATTCCACATCGGCAAGGAAGGCGCAGGCGCTACCACCCATGAGCGCGGCCTGCTTGATGCAGCCCTGCAACAGGCGCACGAACAGCTGCTCGCGGTGAAGGAAGACGTTGCTGCGCGGTCTCCCGCCGAAGCCGTCATCTTTCTGGCTCAGGCCGAGCTGCTCAGGGACACCAATATCCTCACGGAAGCGCAGAAGCATCTGGACGACGGTGACAGCGCCGCATGGGCCTGGCAACAGACCATCGACCGCGAAGCCAGCATCATGGAAGACAGCGCCGCCGAACGCATTCGCGCCCGGGCCGCCGACTTGCGTGACATAGGCCGAAGGGTGATCGCCATCCTGCAGGGGGGCCAGACGGAACTGACATGGCCAGACCGCCCCTTCGTTCTGATCTCCAAAGAATTGACACCGTCCCAGACGGCCGAGCTGAGCAAGAAGCCGGTTCGCGCCATTTGCACCGAGCTTGGCGGGGCGACAAGTCACATGGCCATTCTGGCCCGCGCGCTCGGCCTTCCGGCTCTGGTCGGGGTCGGCAGCGAGCTGCTCACAACGGTCAAGGCTGGTGAAGCCGTTGCCGTTGCGCCTCAGAGCGCCCTTCTGATCCTCTCCCCGGATACCGAAACCATCCGGCAGGTGGAAGACTGCATCCATCAGTGGCATCGGGTGCAGGAACGTGAATTTGCAAGCAAAGACGAGCCCGCCATCACGCGCGATGGGGCCGAAATCGAGGTGGTCTGCAATATTTCCTCGGCGGCCGATGCGGACAAGGTATCGCAACATGGTGGCTCCGGCGTCGGGCTTCTGCGGACGGAGTTTCTTTTCGAAACAGCCAAGGCAGAGCCCGACGTCGAAACTCAGGCTGCGGAACTGGAAAAAATCGCCAGGTCGATCGGCACCCAGACACTGATCGTGCGCACGTCCGACATCGGCGGCGACAAGCCGGTCAGCTGGCTCAAGCAGCCCAAGGAAGACAACCCCTTCCTCGGTGTGCGCGGCATCCGTCTGTCGCTGCGTCATACGGACATCTTCAAGCGCCAGCTTGAAGCCATCTATCGGGTGGCCAAGGCACAGGTGGAAGAGTTGGGCTCGACGGGCATTCACATCATGTTCCCGATGATCAGCGCCCTTCACGAGTTCCAGCAGGCCAAGGCACTTGCTCAAGAAGTCCGGCAGGCTGTCGGTGCGCCGCAGCTGCCGCTTGGCATGATGATCGAAGTGCCATCCGCCGCCCTGCTGGCCGAGCATTTCGCCAGAGAGGCCGATTTCTTCTCCATCGGCACCAATGACCTGACGCAATATACGCTGGCAATGGATCGCATGAACCCCGATCTGCTGATGCCGCAGGACAACTACAGCCCCGCCCTGTTGCACATGATCGCCATGACGACCAAAGCCGCCAACGCAGCGGGAAAATGGGTCGGCGTCTGCGGCAACCTCGTCGCAGAACCGGACTTTGCAAAAATTCTCATAGGCCTCGGCGTCAAGGAACTTTCGGTCAGCCCGGTGAACGTTCCTGCCCTCAAGGAACTGGTGCGCTCGGTTGATCGTTCCCAGCTCGAGAGCCTCGTTCAGAAAGCCCTTCAGGCAGGCACGCCCGAAGAGGTCAAGACAATCATTCGCGATACGGATCAATGA
- the pfkB gene encoding 1-phosphofructokinase: protein MIYTLTLNPAVDLELTASCLRFNEVNRATDSRKDCGGKGLNVSRMLKNLGFVSTAMGFTGGKSGEWIKAQMEELGIAVDFTPIAGETRTNVSFVAADEGNHIKVNDPGPSISRGEFDALLDRVREKAAAGDWWVLAGSLPQGVSKDAYGRLVEIIQSAGGHVLLDTSGEALRLAAAAGPTLVKPNLEEAQEILGDATLPASACIERIGSLGPKQVVISLGKDGVAFSTDAGAATISSPKIVEKNPTGAGDSLVAGLVFSLNRGDSLADAVRFGAACGAATASLPGTELGSLQQVNDLLATMQ, encoded by the coding sequence ATGATCTACACGCTTACCCTGAACCCGGCGGTCGATCTGGAATTGACCGCCAGTTGCTTGCGGTTCAACGAGGTCAACCGCGCCACCGACAGTCGCAAGGACTGCGGTGGCAAGGGCCTCAATGTCTCCCGCATGCTCAAGAACCTCGGGTTCGTCAGCACTGCCATGGGCTTTACCGGCGGCAAGAGCGGGGAATGGATCAAGGCGCAGATGGAAGAACTCGGCATTGCTGTCGACTTCACGCCGATTGCCGGAGAAACCCGCACCAACGTGAGCTTCGTTGCTGCCGACGAGGGGAATCACATCAAGGTCAACGACCCCGGTCCGTCGATCTCGCGAGGCGAGTTCGATGCCCTTCTCGATCGTGTCAGGGAAAAGGCTGCTGCTGGCGATTGGTGGGTGCTGGCTGGCAGCCTGCCACAAGGTGTCAGCAAGGACGCCTATGGTCGTCTGGTCGAAATCATCCAGAGCGCCGGTGGCCATGTGCTGCTCGATACCAGTGGCGAAGCCTTGCGTCTCGCGGCAGCAGCAGGGCCAACGCTGGTCAAACCCAATCTGGAAGAAGCACAGGAAATCCTCGGCGATGCCACCCTGCCCGCTTCGGCCTGCATTGAGCGGATCGGCAGCCTCGGCCCCAAACAGGTGGTTATCTCGCTCGGCAAGGACGGTGTTGCCTTCTCGACAGATGCAGGAGCCGCGACCATTTCCAGCCCGAAGATCGTCGAGAAAAACCCGACCGGCGCCGGAGATTCCCTTGTGGCCGGACTGGTCTTCAGCCTCAATCGCGGCGACAGTCTGGCGGACGCGGTCCGGTTCGGTGCCGCCTGTGGCGCCGCAACGGCCTCCCTGCCGGGCACGGAGCTCGGCAGCCTGCAACAGGTCAACGACCTGCTCGCGACCATGCAATAA